A window of the Cellvibrio sp. pealriver genome harbors these coding sequences:
- a CDS encoding cyclopropane-fatty-acyl-phospholipid synthase family protein — protein MFDRHLTNRFLAALDLIEYGAIEVTTPEGKIYSFKGSKPGAEAQLDIRDWRLVGALVRHGDIALAEAYRDGLWDSTDPTQVFLFGLQNQSVLDDYICGNAFGKFASRIAYFFTRNTLQGSKKNIHAHYDIGNDFYSLWLDPSMTYSSAIFAREDENLEHAQMRKYDRMIDRLSSSGSLLEIGCGWGGFAERALQKGDYAIKGLTISEAQHEFAVKRVGKNAVIALEDYRHQTGRYDQIVSIEMFEAVGEKFWPVYFSKLKSLLAGKGKAMVQSITIDDSSFDRYRVSGDAIRTFIFPGGMLPSPSRFREESAKAGLRVTDEFAFGKDYARTLTHWLNNFDEKIHSVKAMGFDEKFIRMWRFYLTCCIASFQHGRTDVVQWELEHAN, from the coding sequence ATGTTTGATCGGCACCTTACTAACCGTTTTCTTGCAGCGCTTGACCTGATCGAATACGGGGCGATCGAGGTGACAACACCTGAAGGAAAAATCTACTCTTTTAAAGGTTCAAAGCCGGGCGCAGAAGCACAGCTTGATATTCGTGATTGGCGTTTGGTGGGCGCACTTGTGCGTCATGGTGATATCGCGCTTGCTGAGGCTTACCGCGATGGCCTGTGGGATTCAACCGATCCAACCCAGGTATTTCTGTTTGGATTGCAAAACCAGTCAGTGCTGGATGATTACATCTGCGGTAATGCTTTCGGCAAGTTCGCCTCGCGCATCGCGTACTTTTTCACGCGCAACACATTGCAGGGCAGTAAGAAAAATATTCATGCCCATTACGATATTGGCAATGATTTTTACTCCCTCTGGCTCGATCCCTCGATGACTTATTCATCAGCAATTTTTGCACGGGAGGATGAGAATCTTGAGCATGCTCAAATGCGCAAATATGACCGAATGATTGATCGGCTGAGCTCTTCCGGCAGCCTTCTGGAAATTGGTTGCGGTTGGGGCGGTTTTGCCGAGCGCGCACTGCAGAAAGGGGATTACGCAATCAAGGGGCTGACCATTTCTGAAGCCCAACATGAGTTCGCAGTAAAACGCGTGGGTAAAAACGCCGTTATCGCACTTGAAGATTATCGTCATCAAACTGGCCGTTACGACCAGATCGTTTCTATTGAAATGTTTGAGGCCGTAGGTGAAAAATTTTGGCCTGTCTATTTTTCAAAATTAAAATCGCTTCTTGCAGGTAAAGGCAAGGCGATGGTTCAAAGCATCACTATTGATGATTCGTCATTTGATCGCTACCGGGTGAGTGGAGATGCGATCCGCACGTTTATATTTCCCGGTGGTATGTTGCCATCGCCTTCGCGCTTTCGTGAAGAGAGTGCAAAAGCAGGTCTGCGTGTAACAGACGAGTTTGCGTTTGGAAAAGATTATGCCCGCACACTAACTCACTGGCTCAATAATTTCGATGAAAAAATCCACAGCGTCAAAGCGATGGGGTTTGATGAAAAATTTATTCGGATGTGGCGCTTTTACCTGACCTGTTGTATTGCATCATTCCAGCATGGAAGAACGGATGTCGTGCAATGGGAGCTTGAGCATGCAAACTAG
- a CDS encoding chalcone isomerase family protein, producing MQTRLKSALGVFFIHASSVFASEPINHSVPEASIVGQGVFSYAFWDVYEATLYAPKGEWNPDQPFALSIEYFRDISGKEIADRSVQEMRKQGFSDEVTLAAWNTQMKSIFPDVKEGTVLSAIYIPEKHTTFYHGNEIAGVIKSDDFGKLFFDIWLGENTSEPALRRALLGLR from the coding sequence ATGCAAACTAGATTGAAGTCAGCTCTTGGCGTTTTTTTTATTCACGCATCCAGTGTGTTTGCGTCTGAGCCAATCAATCATTCTGTACCTGAGGCATCCATCGTTGGGCAAGGTGTTTTTTCTTATGCTTTTTGGGATGTCTATGAAGCAACGCTTTATGCCCCTAAAGGCGAGTGGAATCCTGACCAGCCGTTCGCTTTATCGATTGAATATTTTCGCGATATTAGCGGTAAAGAAATTGCGGACAGATCAGTGCAAGAGATGCGCAAACAGGGTTTTTCTGATGAGGTGACGCTAGCTGCCTGGAATACTCAGATGAAATCTATTTTTCCGGACGTAAAAGAAGGAACGGTATTGTCTGCTATCTATATCCCGGAAAAACACACGACTTTTTACCACGGAAATGAAATCGCGGGTGTTATCAAGAGCGATGATTTCGGAAAATTATTTTTTGACATATGGCTTGGTGAAAACACTTCTGAGCCAGCGTTGCGTCGTGCGCTTTTGGGGTTGCGATGA
- a CDS encoding DUF3833 domain-containing protein yields MKIVRITAILGALMMLGSCAGNSLDHYKDTTPRADIKEYFNGPIKAWGIVQDWRGRVIRRFDVDMVGEWKGDVGTLTEYFNYYDGEKQQRIWTIRKMADGTYEGTASDIIDTATGKIEGSAVRWNYVMDLPVDDTTYHIRFDDWMWLMNDDVLINRSYLKKFGFTVSELTIFMQKQK; encoded by the coding sequence ATGAAAATCGTCAGAATCACAGCCATTCTGGGAGCACTCATGATGCTGGGTAGTTGCGCGGGAAATTCCCTTGATCATTACAAAGACACGACACCACGTGCCGATATCAAAGAATATTTTAATGGCCCCATCAAGGCCTGGGGAATAGTTCAGGATTGGCGCGGCCGTGTTATACGCCGTTTTGATGTAGACATGGTGGGTGAGTGGAAAGGCGATGTTGGTACATTGACGGAGTATTTCAATTATTACGATGGAGAAAAACAACAACGTATCTGGACCATCCGAAAAATGGCGGACGGTACATATGAAGGGACTGCATCCGACATTATTGATACCGCAACCGGTAAAATTGAGGGCAGTGCAGTGCGCTGGAATTATGTAATGGATCTTCCGGTTGATGACACAACCTATCACATTCGTTTTGATGACTGGATGTGGTTGATGAATGACGATGTATTGATCAATCGTTCATATCTTAAAAAATTCGGGTTCACAGTCTCTGAACTCACCATCTTTATGCAGAAGCAAAAATAA
- a CDS encoding DUF1365 domain-containing protein, which translates to MVITPQLFTARVMHRRLFPKENAFEYGIYYFALPLPAAPVPGLLASFHRKDVGRRDGSDPTPWVKEILADYGLDQKTKTIFLLTMPRVLGYVFNPVSFYFCLDDQHALRAVLCEVHNTFGEQHSYLCANPDHSPIDAEQWLEAEKVFHVSPFLNRAGTYKFRFDLNADKLRIWIDYYDSDQQKQLVTSLVGSFTPLTRQSARQAFLQHPLVAMKAMLLIHWQALKLVMKGIGYIAKPAQLATKITASRNLNKM; encoded by the coding sequence ATGGTAATAACACCGCAGCTTTTTACCGCACGGGTAATGCACAGACGGCTTTTCCCCAAAGAAAATGCATTCGAGTATGGTATTTATTATTTTGCATTGCCCCTGCCTGCTGCCCCTGTACCGGGGCTGCTTGCCAGCTTTCACCGGAAAGATGTTGGTCGGCGTGATGGTAGTGATCCAACTCCCTGGGTAAAAGAAATTCTGGCTGATTACGGTCTGGATCAGAAAACAAAAACTATTTTTCTGCTGACCATGCCGCGCGTGCTCGGTTATGTATTTAACCCTGTCAGTTTTTATTTTTGCCTTGATGATCAGCATGCATTGCGCGCGGTACTGTGCGAAGTGCATAACACCTTTGGTGAGCAACATAGTTATTTGTGTGCAAACCCAGACCACTCGCCAATTGATGCAGAGCAATGGTTGGAAGCAGAAAAAGTATTTCATGTTTCGCCTTTTCTGAATCGTGCTGGCACTTATAAATTCCGTTTTGATCTGAATGCCGACAAGCTCCGTATCTGGATTGATTATTACGATAGTGACCAGCAAAAACAGCTGGTGACTTCGCTGGTGGGTTCGTTTACGCCATTGACTCGACAAAGTGCGCGACAAGCGTTTCTGCAACACCCCCTTGTGGCAATGAAGGCAATGTTGCTGATTCATTGGCAAGCGCTAAAGTTGGTGATGAAAGGTATTGGCTACATAGCCAAGCCTGCACAACTGGCCACCAAAATTACCGCGAGCCGAAACCTTAACAAAATGTAA
- a CDS encoding SDR family NAD(P)-dependent oxidoreductase has translation MMTSYENQVVWIIGASSGIGAALARELFKRGALLALSARRKDELDRLKLELDDTSKVFVLDITDPDMTLRTAHAIRASFGRIDRIIFLAAAYVPMKTTELDIAVTKGIIDTNLTGAFNVVHAVVPILKSQQQKGQLALCGSVAGYIGLPEGQPYSATKAALINLAESLHAECRDLIDIKLINPGFVSTPLTDKNRFEMPMIMQPEDAANAIADGLLSRSFEIHFPKKFTLLLKLLRLLPYPLSLRVTRKLV, from the coding sequence ATGATGACCTCATATGAAAATCAGGTTGTCTGGATAATTGGTGCCAGCAGTGGAATTGGTGCTGCATTGGCGCGTGAACTTTTTAAAAGAGGAGCTTTGTTAGCCTTATCAGCACGGCGCAAGGATGAGCTGGACAGATTAAAGCTTGAATTGGATGACACAAGTAAAGTGTTTGTGCTTGATATTACCGATCCGGATATGACCTTGCGTACTGCACATGCAATACGCGCATCATTTGGTCGCATTGATCGTATTATTTTTCTGGCTGCAGCCTATGTACCGATGAAGACAACGGAGCTGGATATTGCCGTTACCAAAGGGATTATTGATACCAATCTGACCGGTGCATTCAACGTGGTACATGCCGTTGTGCCTATTCTCAAGTCCCAACAACAAAAGGGTCAGCTAGCGTTGTGCGGCAGCGTCGCCGGTTATATAGGCTTACCTGAAGGCCAGCCCTACAGTGCAACTAAAGCCGCACTTATTAACCTTGCAGAAAGTTTGCATGCAGAATGCAGGGATCTTATTGATATCAAACTCATTAATCCCGGATTTGTCAGTACTCCGCTGACCGATAAAAACCGTTTTGAAATGCCCATGATCATGCAGCCAGAGGATGCGGCCAACGCCATTGCTGATGGTTTGTTATCGCGCAGTTTTGAAATTCATTTTCCCAAAAAATTTACGCTGTTACTAAAGCTACTGCGTTTGCTTCCATATCCATTATCGCTTCGGGTGACTCGTAAATTAGTCTGA
- a CDS encoding MFS transporter — MNAQAITTKSLFRYGFIAIPVAFAGFPLYILAPDYYATHYGLSLTLLGTLLLIIRLFDAIQDPLIGWLTDRFQHQLFIFLSVAGVVLCVAIYGLFNVKVFSAAIWFCLCMLFAVTAYSVLTIVLGIKATLWTKDAAEQTRIAGAREAFGLIGLVIAVSTPALLSYVANPGDAYLWYAIILFILMAVGILCFSQSGRDVNSSATRFANRNTNIPGLSPFSALRALPSVSVQLFIVYAISMLASSIPSVLVIFYVRDFLGAEHLTGLFLLLYFLSGAAAMPLWKTLSVHLGKYKAWCLANVLAVAGFIGAALLNAGDVWAFAAVCFFSGLAFGADLTLPPSILADHIHAHDNSKYAGSHYALLAFIIKASLALASVIVLPILDMAGFQPQSVNSALALSVLSISYAVFPCILKLAAAGLLYMFFIQSHSGGKNENRQNHSHSGSTHDAG; from the coding sequence ATGAATGCACAAGCAATCACAACTAAATCGCTTTTTCGCTACGGCTTCATTGCTATACCTGTAGCGTTTGCTGGTTTTCCACTCTACATTCTTGCACCGGATTATTACGCCACACATTACGGTCTTTCATTGACATTGCTTGGCACATTGTTATTGATAATCCGTTTATTTGATGCAATTCAAGACCCGTTGATTGGTTGGCTCACAGACCGTTTCCAACACCAACTATTTATCTTTCTTTCGGTGGCTGGGGTGGTTTTGTGTGTGGCGATTTATGGACTTTTTAATGTTAAGGTTTTTTCGGCGGCAATCTGGTTTTGCCTGTGCATGCTGTTTGCGGTAACCGCTTACAGTGTTCTGACTATTGTGCTGGGCATTAAAGCGACATTGTGGACAAAAGATGCAGCCGAACAAACTAGAATTGCAGGTGCGCGTGAAGCATTTGGATTAATTGGTTTGGTCATTGCGGTATCGACACCTGCGCTGCTGTCTTATGTTGCCAATCCCGGTGATGCTTACCTGTGGTACGCAATAATTCTCTTTATTTTAATGGCGGTAGGTATCTTGTGTTTTTCGCAGTCAGGGCGGGATGTAAACAGCTCGGCGACACGATTCGCTAATCGCAATACCAATATCCCCGGCCTGTCTCCATTCTCTGCATTGCGCGCGTTGCCATCAGTGAGCGTGCAACTGTTTATTGTGTATGCGATCAGCATGCTCGCTTCAAGTATTCCCTCTGTTTTGGTGATTTTTTATGTGCGCGACTTTTTAGGAGCAGAGCATTTAACCGGATTATTTTTATTGCTGTATTTTCTTTCTGGTGCAGCGGCAATGCCGTTATGGAAAACGTTGAGTGTGCACTTAGGGAAATATAAAGCATGGTGTTTGGCGAATGTTCTTGCTGTTGCAGGTTTTATTGGCGCTGCCTTGCTAAATGCTGGTGATGTATGGGCTTTTGCAGCTGTGTGTTTTTTTTCAGGTTTGGCATTTGGGGCTGATTTGACACTACCGCCATCGATATTGGCTGATCACATCCACGCACATGACAACAGCAAATATGCCGGATCGCATTACGCATTGCTCGCTTTCATCATCAAAGCCAGTTTGGCTTTGGCATCGGTCATAGTGCTACCTATTTTGGATATGGCAGGATTCCAACCGCAATCCGTCAATTCTGCTCTCGCGCTCAGTGTGCTTTCCATTAGCTATGCTGTTTTTCCTTGCATTTTAAAATTGGCGGCAGCAGGGCTTCTTTACATGTTTTTTATCCAATCCCACTCAGGAGGAAAAAATGAAAATCGTCAGAATCACAGCCATTCTGGGAGCACTCATGATGCTGGGTAG
- a CDS encoding AEC family transporter codes for MSNIAVVIICLLVGLLFQRSKHLPENAAASLNGYVIYVALPALILSEIPKLTLNHEALIPVIVAWVVMFFSAVVTFFTARWLRWSREITGALMLLVPLGNTGFVGIPLIEAHLGSEGIPYAILYDQLGTFIALNTFGIAIAAYYAGSATSATKILRNIVVFPSFFALVIAFLLRFFTYPDWFAEALARISSTLVPVVMVAVGLQWRFKLESNHLLPLLLGIFYILVLSPAFAWLGLWLFNIHGLVAHVVVLEAAMPAMISAGVLAVSHNLAPRFAASMVGYSLLIGLVSVWLWRILLTHP; via the coding sequence ATGTCCAACATAGCGGTGGTTATAATTTGTTTGCTGGTTGGATTACTGTTCCAGCGCAGTAAACATCTCCCGGAGAACGCGGCGGCATCGCTCAATGGATATGTTATTTACGTTGCTTTGCCAGCATTAATTCTGTCGGAAATTCCCAAGCTCACACTGAATCATGAGGCGCTTATTCCAGTCATTGTTGCCTGGGTCGTCATGTTTTTCAGCGCAGTGGTTACTTTTTTTACGGCGCGCTGGTTGCGCTGGTCACGTGAAATTACCGGCGCACTAATGTTGTTGGTGCCCTTGGGTAATACGGGGTTTGTGGGCATTCCTTTAATAGAAGCGCATCTTGGAAGCGAGGGAATTCCCTATGCGATCCTATACGATCAATTGGGAACATTTATCGCGCTCAATACTTTTGGTATCGCGATTGCTGCTTACTATGCAGGCAGTGCAACATCAGCAACAAAAATTTTGCGCAATATAGTTGTATTTCCCTCCTTTTTTGCCCTTGTTATCGCCTTCTTGTTACGATTTTTTACATATCCGGATTGGTTTGCTGAGGCGCTTGCACGAATCTCATCTACACTTGTACCTGTGGTAATGGTTGCAGTGGGATTGCAGTGGCGATTTAAACTGGAGTCCAATCATTTACTGCCGCTTTTGCTGGGTATTTTTTATATTCTGGTGTTATCGCCCGCATTTGCCTGGTTAGGGCTATGGTTATTTAATATCCATGGTCTGGTTGCTCATGTGGTAGTACTGGAGGCTGCAATGCCCGCTATGATTTCTGCCGGCGTACTTGCAGTGAGCCATAACCTTGCCCCACGTTTTGCTGCGTCCATGG